The sequence AGCGAGTGCTTGTGATCGGCACAGGCAGGTTTTAGGTGGGCTCTCAGTCTCACATTATACCCACCGCCCCACATCGCTGACGAGTGGTCATTCACCTAGAGCCTCTAGAAACCTCAGAGACACTTCAGTCCAGCAACGCAGTCCTTGTTTCTCATCCATCCCAACCACTTCCTTTGATAGTCCGCTAATATACAtatctgcttttgttttcttctgtgcCTTTTCATCTAGTCCATCTGCTTAACCCTCAGCACCCCTTCCAACAACCCCAGGTCCTTCAGTCTTAGCTTAATGAGAGGACATCCAGGGAGGCGGGAGGAACACATAGGGCTTTAATTCCACGTTGCTGATGGCAAGGAGTCAATCCATCCGCTCCACCTTTCCCAGGATCTTGCCCTCATAGGTGGGCAGCAAGGAACTGTCGTCCGACACCTCCTCGAACACAGCGCCGCACTCAAACTCGTTGCTGGCTTTCTTGAAGTAGTacctgcagcagaacaatgacacGAGACCATTAATATCGAAAGAGCTCATTTATTTAGGTATTCTTAACATCTGTTATatttcaaattttcaaatatCAAATGTTGTTTCTGTCCCTAACGttagtgaagaaacagcatcccGGAGaccgaggaacacagcagacaagtcaggagGAAAGTTGTAGAGACGTTTAAAACAGGGTTGggctttaaacatcccacagAATCTGGAGCAAGCAGGGCACAACCTAAACTGATAGGTCAGGCAAGGAGAcccatggcaactctggaggagctacagagacccatggctcaggtgggggaatctggcACACAGGAAAATCTGGCCTTTACAACAAAgttggaagaagatgctctggatGCAAAAATGCCAAACGCAAAGTGGGGTAGACTCCCTGAACACACTGTCtccatagtgaaacatggtggtggtggcataaTGCTGTGTGTATGCTTTTATTTAGCAGGAAGGTGGAAACTAATTGAATACAATGCAATCCTAGAAAATGCCTGTTTAACTTTCCTTCCACCTAAGAGCTAATGACCTGCTGCAGTTCCTGTATCacagaaaatcacattaaaaTCCTCATGCTTGGTTTATTCCTACAACGACGAAGATTTCTAAAATGTGAACGAGGATGACTTGTTGCTGCCTCTCCCTGGCAGCTTTATGAGCgcaagttaaagaaaaaaaacctgagGAGGAGCTTCTCTTCGGCAATGACTTCACCATGGCATAATGATGCAATGCCCACCCTCCATACCAACACACACTTCCTAACTCCTCATTTAAGAGGAAGAGAAAACAGCGGGGTGGGTTGGTTGGCAGAGTCTGGGAATCTGCTCATTAACTATGTAATGGAAAAACAGCCCAATTTGCCCCATATGTGGGGTCCCTGGAATGTATGAAGGTTTTACGAACATGCCGTGCGTACAGGAAAGCATGGGCCCACGTGGTCCAATTAGCACAAGGGTGGCCACCACCAACAAGGCAGCCCAGGAAGAGAAATGCGGCCTCGAGGAAACAGATACGTATAGCGAAGAAGTACGGTGGAGGGAAAGAGTATAAGAAAACTGACAACAATTCGGAGaagacgaaaaaaaaaaaaaaaaggcttcaaagaGTCATGATGTTTTCTCGCTAGGAGAGACCAAAGTTCCActggaacatgttttatgtggCTAGATCCCCCTCCCCATCCCACTCCACCTCTCTCCAGTTTGCACTGACATCTGGCACCAATATCGTCTGGCAGGGCCAAGCAGTACTGTGCTTTGTTGAACCACTGCCATGTTGAAATGACCTAACTCCACACATTCTCTCGCTGCTATTAAAGCACCAAACAGCTCGCCTTccaaaaaaatgaagaagaaaaaaagtggATGGTATGAGACAGGAACTGAGACAGCGAGCCAAAGCGGAAAAGACGACGAGCGCAGAAGTAGACAGACGTGAAGAGCCGAGAGCTGAGCGTCTGTCATATCTGctgatccaaaaaacaaaaccaaaaaacactGTTCACATCTGGACAGGAAGATGTTTCCTTTCCTCCCTTCCAGGTTCATACCTGTAATTATTAACACAACGGCTGAGCCGTGCCTATCCTCAACACCGCCAACAGtctaaacaataaatgtttgatCTTTTTCCTTTAACACCCACTGGATAaaagtaatcaaagtaaaaatctctctctctctttctgcaaGCACACGTCGAAGCTGTGTGCTCTTAAACAGGGCCCTGTAAAGTGAGCGGATCTGGCATTTAACTGTCTCAGAAATATCCATAAAATGATTACAACATGTGTAAACACTGTGAGCATTCAACACAGcgcgcacgcacacacacacacacacacacacacacacaagcagcgggaggaggggaaaaaaacggAAAAAGAAAGAGAGGCCCTGATAGCATCAGTGAAGAATTTGCACACTGGCCATTTGTGTGAGTCTTTGTTGGTTAAAATGAAAGAGGCTGAGGCTTCAAAGTCATGTGTATTAAGTGTGCCTTAGCATGGAAATCAATACCAGATGGGACCCAAATCGCTGCAGTTCAAACTCTCCCACTAACCCCTGCGCCGCCCTCTctgtcttttccttttttgttgcaCATGCACAAAAGCCAGCCTGACACCAACCGAGctcacacacagaaacaaaaacacagacagcaggACACATTATAGAAATATATTCAGATATTCAATGTTTTGCTGCTATGCTGTGTTCAAAGTGGTGCTGTAtcctgcaaaagcattcataccccgtgacctttttcacattttgtcatcttgCAGCCAAAAGCCTCAGtgcattttattcagattttatgtgacagactgacaaaaaatgctACGTGGTAGTAACTATGACTCACTGTGAACCCACCATCCCCACATctagacatggtggtggcttcACAGCTTCATGttgtgggggtgcttttcttcagcaggaataGTAAGGCTTGTCAAAGTGGAAagggagatggatggagctaaatactggccaatcctgaaagaaaacccatTAAAGcccccaaaagacttgagaatggGGCAGAGGTTTTTGTCCTGTTCTACCAGgacaaaaacctaaaacatcTAGCCAGAAGTAGGATGACTGAACAATGATCACTCAGTGGGAATGCATTTCCTCCACAGgggcagggaaactggtcacagtggatgggaagatgggttaaatgcaaagaaatctTGTATGCCCCTCTGAGGCAGAAGTTCACCTTTGAGCAGCAttatgaccctaaacatacagccagaactaccaTAGAACAGTTTATATCAAAGCGTAGTAATGTTTcagaatggcacagtcaaagtctagacctaaatttAAACGAGAACCTGTGACAAGACTTGAGAAGTCATTGATGCTCTTCAATCAGGCAGACTgagctgctgctcttttgctAAGAAGAACGGTCAAAAATGTTTCTAGATGTGTTTTTAAGGTgagaaaaatcagaaaaaccTCAAGGGGTGTGAACACTTTTGCGATGTACTGTATTAAGCATTTCACTTTAGTCTGCAAATGAGTAAATGTACTAAAACTGGCTCCGCCCCTCTAACACACCTGTAGTTGCCCTTTTTACGGAGCTGCTCTTTGAAGTGACCCAGAGTGaggctgtgactcttcatggtCCTCCGGTAGGGGATCTCCTCGCCGCAGAAGAAATACGTCACCACCGTCTCCCCGCTGCACCCTGCGTGGCCTCCCAAACCAATCTTGCATCTGTCGGGACACAAAGATGAGGAGAAAGGATGTGAGAGATGACATGGACACAGGTGGGACGTAATACagcggtaaaaaaaaaagaggagcaGGAAATTCAGCAAAGGCACATAATTATCTAGCAGCTGACTATGCAAGCCTAGAAATAGGATAGCTGTCAGTGAGTGTGGGAGTCAGAGTCATGTGTGTATAGAGAAGAAGCACAGTGTTATCAATTCTCCTTCAGCTGGGTCCAAGGCTTTGTAGGCCGACTTCAGAGGAGCTCTCTCTGAACTAAGCTCTGCTCGCAGCAGCGCAATGCCAGCTCCTTGAAGGACAGCCAGTATTAATGATACAAATATATTGCCATGAAAAGGAAGCGTCAGTCAGGTGGTACAGTGACAAGATCCTCCACATTCGCAGCACGGGCATAAGACTGATGCAAACACAGAGGAAGTCTGCGTGCAAAACTTAAAGCAGATTTCTTTTCAGTTACTGTAAGgatatgtgtgtctgtgtgttgttCTCTGTGCGTGCGCATTCAGCAGTGCAGGTGTCAAGTAGGAAGAGTTAAAAGAGTCTAAGTACACTGGAAGTTGGCTGTTATAGCtcagagcaggaggaggaggaggaggaagaggagcagagaggaggagaggagagggagGGCAGGACGCTAGAGGCATCGTACTCTTCTGATTGGAGACCCGGGCTGGTGGAGACAAGACCAGAGGGGCCGGGACTGGTTAGGGCTGGCCCCCCTCCGTGGACTGTAACTTGGTGGGTCTTCTCCCGCTGAAGGCTGGGTAATGAATGCCTAAAAAAGATGAAGATAATCAAGGCCACTTGCAAAGACTTCAGTCTACCTAATGAGACAATCCAACACAATGCATgattgtgaaggggaagaaaaatgatgaatgaatttcaaataaaaatctgaaaaccatGGATTGTGCACTTGTATTCAGTTCCCTTAAATGCACTGAATAAAGTGGACCAGGCCAGCACTTTGGTGTCCGTTCGGTACCTTTGTTTGGTGGGCTTGGTGGACACCTCCTCCAGTCTGCGGCAGGCCTCCTCCAGCTGGGACAGAGTGTTTGGAGGGGGCAGAGGAGGCATAGCGGGGTCTTGGATGAAGGGCTGGGCTGGCTGATGGCTACGCAGGTGGCCACAGCTTCCTCCACCGCCCCACGTGTGCGTCTGAGTTGACGAGCCTCCGAATTTCTTGCCACTCTGGTTACTGCTGGACAGAGAGGAAACATTTACTAGCTATACTAAATGTGCAGGAGATAAATGAGGACATGTCAGGCCCATTACATCTGCTCACCTGTGAGACTTGTGCCTGCTTTGGCGTTTACTCTCCAGGATCCACTGCAACACGCTCTGGGTGGGGTCTGTGGTGTCTGTGGGCAACTGTGAGATCCCGTGGTCCTCTAGGCATCCGTCTGCGACTCCATCTTCAGCCCCGGAGCGACACACGCGTCTCGATAGTGAGCTGGAGCGCCTGGGAGAAAGAGAAGAGGCACTTTGTTTCCATAAGGTCAAGAAAACAAGAACATTCCGACTGGAAAAACTTTCTCCCTTGTAAAATCAGGGGGATGATCCAGATCTAAATCTGAAGTGCACTGCAAAACTCAGCAAGGGACAGGGATTTGTTAATTTTCTGCTTGAATGGCCGATTTAAAGATCCCATCTGTTTACAGTCAGGCAACAGGTCATGGTAAAAACCACACTATTCAATGTGGAAGCTGTTACAGTGAAGAAGACAAAATGGGCCACTTTCAACATAGGTATTAAAAATCAAGTCAGAGGAAGGCTATAAATGTACACAACAACTTAAAAACAGCAGTTAAGTTTctatttatattgtttattcAGCCTGCAAGACTGgaagagagcaagactttcagcagataacaggaaggttgaACAGAGTACAGCAAAGTCACTCTGATTTATCCTTTGAGCTTTTGAGAAGATCTTAGGACTCACCCCATGTTGCTCTCTGTTGAGACGGCGCCACACATCTCTCTTCCCAGACTGCGGCTGCGCTGGTAAGCCTGGCAGGACTGACACCTGCTGCCGCTGGAGCAGACGCCTTGCACCCTGAGGGCTGCCTCTATTTCAATCTGCTCCTTAGATTTTGGACTGGCATGGTGGTGGATGTAGTGGTGGTGGATGTGTTTGGTGCTCTGCCTGCTTACTAGGGTCTTGTTGGAGCTCGAGGCCAGAGCAAAAGCGCCTTGGTCTGGGCTTGAAAGAGAAAAACTCAATGGTCCAGCTCTCATGTGGGTTTTGCCTCCGAAGCCTGCGCAAGCGAAAGGCTGATTCTCTGGGGAGCTGGAGCGAGGGGAGTGCTGGATCACGGTGGGAGACTGGCAGCCGGGGGTCTTGAGGACCCGAGAAAGGTGCTTATCCAGAATGGCCTGAGGATCCTCGTCAGAGGAGATAGGAGCTAAAGGATGCGGGGACAGCTGGGGAGCAATTACAGAGATCTCCGAATCTTCTCTTTCCTCCTCCtggtaaacaaaaagaaaagcacaaaAGAAAAATTTTATTCACGGAATGAGAGAAAATTAAGAAGTCCTGTTAGAACAAGTTTCACACAAACCTCCTGAATCTGCTGCAGCCTCTCCTCCAGAGAGTTAAAGGTGTCCTGTTTCCTCTTCAAGTTCTCCAAGCGGGAGATCAGCTGGGCTGCAAACTGTGCTGGCTCCAGAGGGACCATCTCCTTCGGAGGACAGTTTGTGCGCTTTGAGGGGACAGAAAATAGATAAATTATCATGTGTATCATTTCCAATCAAGGCACCACCCTCCACAGCTTCCATAGTCGTTTACACCATTTTAAACCACTAGCGGTAATAACCACGGCCTGCTAACTGACACCCAAGGCTGTTTTAGGGGGCGGGGCGGTGGGCCTGGCGTTCGGTCATGCTGGGTTAGGCCTCGGCTGCTTCCCTCTGTCATCATCAGCGAGCCTCCAAAGTCAGCACACTTCAAAGACTTCCTCGTCAAATATCAAACACTCAGTAGGGGAGGATAGGCTGGTGAAAGGAGGGATAGATTGATAGAAGCAGTGGCTTTACATCTAGGACTAAAAGCCGCATAGCAACAGGGGGTGAAAGAGAACTCATGGGAGGATAGGATGaaggatgaaaaaaaataagtaatGGGAGAAGTCAGAATGCAGAGATGTGCGCTTTcaggataaaataaaaaggaggaaagaaCTGAGAGGAAGAGATAAAGGTACTAAAAAATGGGGTGGGGGAGAGATCAGAAGGGTTGAGCAAGTTTATTCCCCCACCTTGTCACACACTGGACACCTTTAAGCTGAAGTGTTGTGACAGTGAGTGTCTGCACACATcttaaaatatttgcatttttttgcaTCTGGGTTTTCCTGAttgtttctccatgtttttctacttttccTGTCTCTTTGTAGTCAGGATAAAGGGGAAGAAAGAGTGGCTGACTGATGGTGCTCGAAGCTGATGCATTATGGGAATGGCAGCcatctaaaaaaaaagtcagatgagaaacaaaaaacaagaacaaaaacatgaagaGCAGCCAGATCCAATCTGTGAAGCTTTTTTCCTGTCCCAAACTTCCTGATTTTTTTCAGAACATAAGCTTAATGTCAAGTTCATGgtaccttgcagaagtattcacacccattgaactttttcacaattttacaATGGGTTACTTTTACAATCGCAACattttatggattttatttaccatttataCACTCTCTACCCGAACTGACAGGCCAAGCAacgagagcattaatcagagaagcaactaaGAGGTGAAAGGTAACTCcataggagctgcagagatccgctGCTCAGGAGGAAGaatctgctgacaaaaagcTAATGTTGAGAAGAAGCCAAGAGAAGCctgtttaaaactttttcacaaGCATTTGGGAAAAGACAAACATGTGTAAGATGTCCTCTGATCTGATGAGGCAAAAACTCAACTTTTTGGCCTATATGGAAGACATCATGTGTGGGAAATAATTACAGCGGCTCATGTGACATCTTGTGGTGGCACCCTATTGCTGTGGGGATCCTCCTATTTACCAgcaacaggaaagctggtctgAAATACGTGGAATGGTAGATGTTATTGGCTGCAGACTTTTAGGTTTTTaatcagtaaaaatgttttgaaaacctGGCAtcccttttttttcatttcaaattatgttctactttgtgttggtctatcacataaattccAGAAAAACTCATTGCAGTTAGTGGTTGGAATGTGTCAGAATGTGGACGAGTTTAAGGTGTAGAAATATTTCTGCAAGGTGTTGTATTTAATAAGTTCTGTTAACGTGTACCCAGCCCCAGTACCTTAATCATATTCTTCTCTCTTCCCATAAACCTTAAGCTACCAACATCCCCCTGACCTGCTGAGAGCTCACATGACATGCTCAGACTCTTCCCTCAGATCCTCCACTCTTATGTGTGAGAGAGAAGGGGGGGGGTCCGTGTATGCATGGATGGGGGATAGAGGAAGAAAGAGGGGGCCATCTCAGTTGGAAGTTGTCACTTCCCCGTGCATTTGCTCCATTCATCTGTAGATCAAAGCGCAGTGTACGTGCGCGTCACTGCAAgcatctttctgtttttgttgaggAACCGGGCTGATTCCAGGGCCCCCGGGATAAGGCGGCAGAGATCTTCCTCATCTCTTCCTTATTCTCCATATTTACAGCAGCGGCGGGGAAGAAGAAGCAAAAAAATTAGCACTGGGGCGATAAACAGCTTAGAGACCTCCCTCCTTCCCCCTACAGACTTCAAGGAACCCTAATGGGGGATGTAGGTGACACCAAAGGTAGGCAGGGGGCTTGTGTTTGGATGTGTGTGAGTGGGAAGCAGGGTCTTTGACACTACTTCCTCAGATCTTTGCTGGTGTTGTTGAATCGAGAATGCCAAATACAGTTTGCACAGCACTATTCATAGAACCGAAAGAGACCCGGAACGGAGGGTGGTATGGAAATTACACTGTGGGACCCAGGCTCAAAGAGACTTcagagtgtgtgtgcatttgtttgTGTACTTACAGGGAAAGCAGGCAAAGAGACTTGGCTGTTCATCCTCATGTTTCGCTGCATCTCTCTCTGTAGCTGCTTCTTGGAGCCCAGTTTATATGGAGGAATGCCATCTCTgagagagaggggggggggATACACAGAGATATCACAAAAGGTCAATTACCCAATCAGATACATCATTAAAGACCGCTTGTTAGCCAAAAGGACACATTAAACACttcaaggaaaagaaaaaagtaatttatgaATTCCTCCTTCAGGCTTAATCCCAAATCCTGAGGTTAACCAAGTCAGTGCGTTCGGTCTGTCTGTATGTCGAAGCGGACTGGGCTATCAACTCCAAAAGGAGGTAGTTCGAGGGGGGTTTAATTTGCCCCAGAAATGACAGTCATTTTCAGCTCCCGTCCCCCCTCAACATCCACACAAGGCGGTGTTCTAGTTTTTAAGACCAAATTCCATACTTTCCCCTATTCAACTGAGCAGAGTAATTTGCCCATTCTAAGCTctttaaactataaaaataaatacatgttcaCTATGTATTTATGACAGTTATTTCTACAGATTGGACTTTAAATTGAAAACCTGTAACAACCACGAAGAGCAAGGAACCAGTGAAGCAGCAAGGATACacaggaggatggatggagagactGATAAATGAAAGGATGCaaggaagtaaggaaggaaggaagcaagaAAGGAAGGGTACAGTTTGGAATAAAGTCTGAAATTCCATTCAATATTTTTCCACATTCCACAAGTTCTTCTTCCATACTCATCTAGACTGCAAAGGGACGCTGCATTGTGAAAGTCAGAAGTGTCAGCACCAAGCATTCCTGTCCCAGGAGCTAAAGTAAAGCC is a genomic window of Girardinichthys multiradiatus isolate DD_20200921_A chromosome X, DD_fGirMul_XY1, whole genome shotgun sequence containing:
- the LOC124862754 gene encoding axin-2-like isoform X2 — its product is MSRPLMDHSASSFREDAPRPPVPGEEGDASRYPSKTAMIKPLKSAQLSSPGSSTRRNEDGLGEPEGSASPDSPLSRWTKSLHSLLGDQDGALLFRTFLQRDKSVDALDFWFACNGFRQMDLKDAKTQRVAKAIYKRYIENNSVVAKQLKPATKTFIRDNIKKLHIDSAMFDQAQTEIQTNMEENAYQMFLISDIYHEYVRTGGENPGHVSPGSLGSLKVVCGYLPTLNEEEEWSCDFKAKALVGLKGQRVPITRAVEMMEKGYRSYKRGEQISPYHAGSFAPVSSTNDSEVSSDALTDDAMSVTDGSVDGIPPYKLGSKKQLQREMQRNMRMNSQVSLPAFPRTNCPPKEMVPLEPAQFAAQLISRLENLKRKQDTFNSLEERLQQIQEEEEREDSEISVIAPQLSPHPLAPISSDEDPQAILDKHLSRVLKTPGCQSPTVIQHSPRSSSPENQPFACAGFGGKTHMRAGPLSFSLSSPDQGAFALASSSNKTLVSRQSTKHIHHHYIHHHASPKSKEQIEIEAALRVQGVCSSGSRCQSCQAYQRSRSLGREMCGAVSTESNMGRSSSLSRRVCRSGAEDGVADGCLEDHGISQLPTDTTDPTQSVLQWILESKRQSRHKSHSNQSGKKFGGSSTQTHTWGGGGSCGHLRSHQPAQPFIQDPAMPPLPPPNTLSQLEEACRRLEEVSTKPTKQRHSLPSLQREKTHQVTVHGGGPALTSPGPSGLVSTSPGLQSEECKIGLGGHAGCSGETVVTYFFCGEEIPYRRTMKSHSLTLGHFKEQLRKKGNYRYYFKKASNEFECGAVFEEVSDDSSLLPTYEGKILGKVERMD
- the LOC124862754 gene encoding axin-2-like isoform X1, with product MSRPLMDHSASSFREDAPRPPVPGEEGDASRYPSKTAMIKPLKSAQLSSPGSSTRRNEDGLGEPEGSASPDSPLSRWTKSLHSLLGDQDGALLFRTFLQRDKSVDALDFWFACNGFRQMDLKDAKTQRVAKAIYKRYIENNSVVAKQLKPATKTFIRDNIKKLHIDSAMFDQAQTEIQTNMEENAYQMFLISDIYHEYVRTGGENPGHVSPGSLGSLKVVCGYLPTLNEEEEWSCDFKAKALVGLKGQRVPITRAVEMMEKGYRSYKRGEQISPYHAGSFAPVSSTNDSEVSSDALTDDAMSVTDGSVDGIPPYKLGSKKQLQREMQRNMRMNSQVSLPAFPRTNCPPKEMVPLEPAQFAAQLISRLENLKRKQDTFNSLEERLQQIQEEEEREDSEISVIAPQLSPHPLAPISSDEDPQAILDKHLSRVLKTPGCQSPTVIQHSPRSSSPENQPFACAGFGGKTHMRAGPLSFSLSSPDQGAFALASSSNKTLVSRQSTKHIHHHYIHHHASPKSKEQIEIEAALRVQGVCSSGSRCQSCQAYQRSRSLGREMCGAVSTESNMGRSSSLSRRVCRSGAEDGVADGCLEDHGISQLPTDTTDPTQSVLQWILESKRQSRHKSHSSNQSGKKFGGSSTQTHTWGGGGSCGHLRSHQPAQPFIQDPAMPPLPPPNTLSQLEEACRRLEEVSTKPTKQRHSLPSLQREKTHQVTVHGGGPALTSPGPSGLVSTSPGLQSEECKIGLGGHAGCSGETVVTYFFCGEEIPYRRTMKSHSLTLGHFKEQLRKKGNYRYYFKKASNEFECGAVFEEVSDDSSLLPTYEGKILGKVERMD
- the LOC124862754 gene encoding axin-2-like isoform X3; protein product: MSRPLMDHSASSFREDAPRPPVPGEEGDASRYPSKTAMIKPLKSAQLSSPGSSTRRNEDGLGEPEGSASPDSPLSRWTKSLHSLLGDQDGALLFRTFLQRDKSVDALDFWFACNGFRQMDLKDAKTQRVAKAIYKRYIENNSVVAKQLKPATKTFIRDNIKKLHIDSAMFDQAQTEIQTNMEENAYQMFLISDIYHEYVRTGGENPGHVSPGSLGSLKVVCGYLPTLNEEEEWSCDFKAKALVGLKGQRVPITRAVEMMEKGYRSYKRGEQISPYHAGSFAPVSSTNDSEVSSDALTDDAMSVTDGSVDGIPPYKLGSKKQLQREMQRNMRMNSQVSLPAFPRTNCPPKEMVPLEPAQFAAQLISRLENLKRKQDTFNSLEERLQQIQEEEEREDSEISVIAPQLSPHPLAPISSDEDPQAILDKHLSRVLKTPGCQSPTVIQHSPRSSSPENQPFACAGFGGKTHMRAGPLSFSLSSPDQGAFALASSSNKTLVSRQSTKHIHHHYIHHHASPKSKEQIEIEAALRVQGVCSSGSRCQSCQAYQRSRSLGREMCGAVSTESNMGRSSSLSRRVCRSGAEDGVADGCLEDHGISQLPTDTTDPTQSVLQWILESKRQSRHKSHSSNQSGKKFGGSSTQTHTWGGGGSCGHLRSHQPAQPFIQDPAMPPLPPPNTLSQLEEACRRLEEVSTKPTKQRHSLPSLQREKTHQVTVHGGGPALTSPGPSGLVSTSPGLQSEEYDASSVLPSLSSPPLCSSSSSSSSCSEL